One window of Salegentibacter sp. Hel_I_6 genomic DNA carries:
- a CDS encoding CHRD domain-containing protein, whose amino-acid sequence MKKFLLAIFIALPFMFMSCSSDDDAVDPDGGGDEFEGETKSFDLFSVADPSISGTATFMENEDNSTTVEIELDGTPDGGMHPAHIHYNTAAEGGDIALSFEPVDGSTGMSTTTFSTLDDGTGITYEEAINFDGYINVHLSADDLGTLVAQGDIGENELTGESKNYMLEEKDVEGISGNVMFQERVNGEALATIMLDGTPEDGEHPAHIHMGSVAEAPGDIAFSFNPVNGATGMSKTNVAALDDGTAFMYNDVLSYDGYVNVHLSADELGTIVAQNDIGGNELTGESKSYDLDERDVEGISGTVMFEERMSGAALATINIENTPEDGMHPAHIHMGSFTEGPGDIAFTFNPVNGATGMSMTQVEMLDDDTAFGYEEVLNYDGYVNVHLSADELGVVVAQGDIGANELTGESKTYELGEKDVEGISGSVIFEERMSGEALATIMLDGTPEDGMHPAHIHMGTAAEGPGDIAFTFNPVNGATGMSMTHVGMLDDDTEFGYEDVLNYDGYVNVHLSADQLGVIVAQGDIGQNELTGESASYDLASVDVAGIMGTAMFEERVNGETLVTIMLDGTPDGGEHPAHIHVGSIADAPGDIAISLNSVDGDTGMSMTNVSAFDGEDGDMIDYNGLLEYNGYLNVHLSAEDLDTLVAQGNVGSNS is encoded by the coding sequence ATGAAAAAATTCTTACTTGCTATTTTTATAGCATTACCTTTTATGTTTATGAGTTGCAGCAGCGATGATGATGCTGTAGATCCAGATGGTGGCGGAGATGAATTTGAAGGAGAGACAAAATCCTTTGATTTATTTTCTGTTGCTGATCCTTCAATATCAGGTACTGCCACTTTTATGGAAAATGAAGATAACAGTACTACTGTTGAAATTGAATTGGATGGAACACCAGATGGCGGGATGCACCCGGCACACATTCATTATAACACTGCCGCTGAAGGTGGTGATATTGCACTTTCTTTTGAGCCTGTAGATGGATCTACCGGAATGAGTACTACCACTTTTTCTACCTTAGACGATGGTACAGGTATAACTTATGAGGAAGCCATTAATTTTGATGGATATATTAATGTGCATTTGAGCGCTGATGATCTAGGTACTTTAGTAGCACAGGGAGATATCGGTGAAAATGAGCTTACCGGAGAATCTAAAAACTATATGCTTGAAGAAAAAGATGTAGAAGGAATTTCTGGAAATGTAATGTTTCAGGAAAGAGTAAATGGAGAAGCCCTGGCAACAATTATGTTAGACGGTACTCCGGAGGATGGTGAGCATCCTGCACATATCCATATGGGATCTGTAGCTGAAGCTCCAGGAGATATTGCATTTAGTTTTAATCCTGTAAATGGAGCAACTGGAATGAGTAAAACCAACGTTGCAGCTTTAGATGATGGTACAGCATTTATGTATAACGATGTATTAAGCTACGATGGTTATGTAAATGTACACCTAAGTGCAGATGAACTTGGGACAATAGTTGCCCAAAATGATATAGGAGGAAACGAACTTACTGGTGAAAGCAAATCTTACGATCTTGATGAAAGAGATGTAGAAGGGATTAGCGGAACCGTAATGTTTGAAGAACGTATGAGTGGTGCTGCATTAGCAACCATTAATATAGAAAATACTCCAGAAGATGGAATGCACCCAGCGCACATACATATGGGTTCTTTTACTGAAGGTCCTGGCGATATAGCTTTTACCTTTAACCCTGTTAATGGAGCAACCGGAATGAGTATGACTCAGGTTGAAATGTTAGACGATGATACCGCATTTGGTTACGAAGAAGTATTAAATTATGATGGTTATGTTAACGTTCACCTAAGCGCAGATGAACTTGGTGTTGTAGTAGCACAAGGAGATATCGGGGCTAATGAATTAACCGGTGAGAGCAAAACTTACGAGTTAGGAGAAAAAGATGTTGAAGGGATTAGTGGTTCTGTAATTTTTGAAGAAAGAATGAGTGGAGAGGCGCTTGCAACTATTATGTTAGATGGTACACCAGAAGACGGAATGCACCCAGCTCACATTCATATGGGAACTGCAGCTGAAGGTCCTGGCGATATAGCTTTTACTTTCAATCCAGTTAATGGAGCCACCGGGATGAGCATGACTCACGTAGGAATGCTTGACGATGATACTGAATTTGGTTACGAAGATGTGCTAAATTATGATGGTTATGTAAACGTTCACTTAAGTGCAGACCAACTAGGTGTTATTGTAGCTCAGGGCGATATTGGTCAAAATGAGTTAACCGGAGAATCAGCTTCTTATGATCTTGCAAGTGTAGATGTTGCCGGAATTATGGGAACAGCCATGTTTGAAGAACGTGTAAATGGTGAAACTCTAGTAACTATTATGTTAGATGGAACACCTGATGGTGGAGAACACCCTGCACATATTCACGTAGGATCTATTGCAGATGCTCCTGGTGATATTGCGATCTCTTTAAATTCAGTAGATGGTGATACCGGAATGAGTATGACCAATGTTTCTGCCTTTGATGGTGAAGATGGCGATATGATAGATTATAATGGTCTTTTAGAGTATAATGGTTACCTAAACGTGCACCTTAGTGCAGAAGATTTAGACACTCTCGTAGCTCAGGGAAATGTAGGTTCTAATTCTTAG
- a CDS encoding CHRD domain-containing protein, which yields MKKLAFALMMVAGFTSCDSDDDGVETPEFQGETKEYTLNEIGDSGVSGTVTFMENEDGSTTVEFDLDGTPEDGMHPAHIHMGTAAETGEIAVSFEPIDGATGTSTTEVSTLDDGTSVSYEELLDFDGYINVHLSAEELATVVAQTDIGQNELTGESTSYDLASVDVDGIMGTAMFEERNNGETLVTIMLDGTPEGGEHPAHIHVGSVADAPGAIAISLNSVDGDTGMSMTNVAAFDGEDGEMIDYDGLLDYNGYLNVHLSAEDLDTLVAQGNVGANASEE from the coding sequence ATGAAAAAATTAGCATTTGCTTTAATGATGGTCGCAGGATTCACAAGTTGTGATAGCGACGACGATGGAGTAGAAACACCGGAATTTCAAGGAGAGACAAAAGAATACACCTTAAATGAAATTGGTGATTCTGGCGTTAGCGGAACCGTAACTTTTATGGAAAATGAAGATGGTTCTACTACCGTAGAGTTTGATCTTGATGGTACTCCAGAAGATGGAATGCACCCAGCACACATTCACATGGGAACTGCAGCTGAAACTGGTGAAATCGCTGTTTCTTTTGAGCCTATAGATGGTGCAACTGGAACAAGTACTACTGAAGTTTCAACTTTGGATGATGGTACAAGCGTATCTTATGAAGAATTGTTGGATTTTGATGGTTATATCAATGTTCATTTAAGTGCTGAAGAGTTAGCTACTGTTGTAGCTCAAACCGATATTGGCCAAAATGAATTAACCGGAGAATCTACTTCTTATGATCTTGCAAGCGTAGATGTTGACGGAATTATGGGAACAGCTATGTTTGAGGAACGTAACAATGGAGAAACTTTGGTTACCATTATGTTAGATGGAACTCCTGAAGGGGGAGAGCATCCTGCGCATATTCACGTAGGATCTGTTGCAGACGCTCCTGGTGCTATCGCGATCTCTTTAAATTCAGTAGATGGTGATACTGGAATGAGTATGACCAATGTTGCTGCCTTTGATGGTGAAGATGGAGAAATGATCGATTATGATGGTCTTTTAGATTATAATGGCTACCTAAACGTGCACCTTAGTGCAGAAGATTTAGACACTCTTGTAGCTCAGGGAAATGTTGGAGCTAACGCTTCAGAAGAATAG
- a CDS encoding NAD-dependent deacylase, whose product MKKKKVVVLTGAGISAESGIKTFRDADGLWEGHDVMEIASPIGWEKDQNRVLEFYNQRRRQLLTVAPNAAHFALVKLAEKFDVEIITQNIDDLHERAGSDKVTHLHGELLKARSTFNENLVMDWKQDINLGDFCEFNHQLRPHVVWFGEAVPMFEKAMEIVAEAEILIIIGTSMQVYPAAGLLDFSPRGIPIYFIDPKPNILEKGNLSIITKTASKGVPKLVDELINSA is encoded by the coding sequence ATGAAGAAAAAAAAAGTAGTAGTTCTCACCGGCGCTGGTATAAGTGCAGAGAGTGGAATAAAAACATTTAGGGATGCCGATGGGCTTTGGGAAGGCCACGATGTTATGGAGATTGCTTCGCCAATTGGCTGGGAAAAAGATCAAAATCGGGTTTTAGAATTTTATAATCAAAGACGACGCCAACTACTAACAGTTGCACCAAATGCGGCGCATTTTGCCCTGGTAAAGCTTGCCGAAAAATTTGATGTAGAAATCATTACACAAAATATAGACGATCTTCACGAACGCGCTGGCAGCGATAAGGTTACTCATCTTCACGGTGAGCTTTTAAAAGCCAGGAGTACTTTTAATGAAAATCTTGTCATGGATTGGAAACAGGATATTAACCTAGGTGACTTTTGTGAATTTAATCATCAATTAAGGCCACACGTGGTTTGGTTTGGAGAAGCTGTACCTATGTTTGAAAAAGCTATGGAGATCGTGGCAGAAGCTGAAATACTTATTATTATAGGAACATCAATGCAGGTTTATCCTGCCGCAGGTCTCTTAGATTTTTCACCTCGAGGAATTCCTATCTATTTTATAGATCCAAAGCCTAATATTTTAGAAAAAGGAAATCTTAGTATAATTACTAAAACCGCATCAAAAGGAGTCCCTAAGTTGGTTGATGAATTAATAAATTCAGCATAA
- the purB gene encoding adenylosuccinate lyase: protein MTPLTAISPIDGRYHSKTQQLSAYFSEEALIRYRVKVEVEYFIALCELPLPQLKNINSSVFGDLRAIYENFTTIDAQAVKEIEKTTNHDVKAVEYLLKNKFDELGLEEYKEFIHFGLTSQDINNTAVPLSLRDAIEEEYIPEIEQITAKLTQLSQDWANVPLLARTHGQPASPTRLGKEIEVFITRLESQLDLLNKVPHAAKFGGATGNFNAHKVAYPNIDWKEFGTNFVQKKLGLHHSFPTTQIEHYDHMAALFDGLKRINTILIDLDRDIWTYVSMDYFKQKIKKGEIGSSAMPHKVNPIDFENSEGNLGIANAIFEHLSAKLPLSRLQRDLTDSTVLRNIGVPMGHTSIAFKSTLKGLNKLLLNEEKLNADLEANWAVVAEAIQTILRREGFKNPYETLKGLTRTNEKINKKSIADFIETLEISEEVKEELKKITPQNYTGI from the coding sequence ATGACACCGCTAACCGCCATTTCACCTATAGATGGAAGATATCATTCCAAAACCCAACAACTTTCAGCCTATTTTAGTGAAGAGGCTTTAATAAGATATCGTGTAAAAGTTGAAGTAGAATATTTTATTGCACTTTGTGAGTTACCTCTACCTCAACTCAAAAATATAAATTCTTCGGTCTTTGGTGATTTACGTGCGATCTATGAAAATTTCACCACTATAGATGCCCAGGCAGTTAAAGAGATTGAAAAAACCACCAATCACGATGTCAAGGCTGTAGAATATTTACTAAAAAACAAGTTTGATGAATTAGGTTTAGAGGAGTATAAAGAATTCATACATTTTGGACTTACTTCTCAGGATATTAATAATACTGCTGTCCCCTTAAGCCTAAGGGATGCTATTGAAGAAGAATATATTCCAGAAATAGAGCAAATTACTGCAAAATTAACTCAGCTTTCCCAGGATTGGGCTAACGTTCCTTTACTTGCAAGAACGCATGGCCAACCGGCTTCTCCTACCAGGCTGGGTAAAGAAATAGAAGTTTTTATAACTCGTTTAGAGTCGCAATTAGATCTTTTAAATAAAGTACCTCATGCTGCTAAATTTGGTGGTGCCACAGGAAATTTTAACGCACATAAAGTGGCTTACCCAAATATAGATTGGAAGGAATTCGGGACTAATTTTGTTCAGAAGAAACTGGGCTTACATCATTCTTTCCCAACGACCCAAATTGAGCATTATGACCATATGGCTGCTTTATTTGATGGTTTAAAGCGAATAAACACTATTTTAATAGATCTGGATCGTGATATCTGGACCTATGTTTCTATGGATTATTTTAAGCAGAAAATTAAAAAAGGAGAAATAGGTTCTTCTGCAATGCCACATAAAGTAAATCCTATAGATTTTGAAAACAGCGAAGGTAATTTAGGAATTGCCAATGCTATTTTCGAACATTTATCGGCTAAATTACCACTTAGTAGATTACAACGTGATCTTACCGACAGTACGGTTTTAAGGAATATAGGTGTGCCTATGGGCCATACCAGTATCGCATTTAAAAGCACCTTAAAAGGTTTGAATAAATTACTGCTGAATGAAGAAAAACTAAATGCCGATCTTGAAGCAAACTGGGCGGTGGTTGCCGAAGCAATTCAAACAATTTTAAGACGTGAAGGGTTCAAAAACCCTTATGAAACACTAAAAGGTCTTACCCGAACCAATGAAAAAATAAATAAAAAGAGTATTGCCGATTTCATTGAAACTTTAGAGATTTCAGAAGAAGTTAAAGAAGAACTTAAAAAAATAACCCCGCAGAATTATACGGGGATTTAA
- a CDS encoding IS256 family transposase, translating to MKKEDLFNDEFLKQFKSGDELNGFLKQLQKRGIEKMLEGELDGHLGYDKSQKSDNPNTRNGFGQKKVRTSFGESQIQVPRDRNASFNPMIVPKRGNMVDGIENVIVSLYAKGMSNSDIEEQIREVYNFEVSTSTISRITEKVTEDIVAWQNRPLEPVYLIVWMDGIVFKVRENSKVINKTIYIAVGLRRDGKKEVLGLWLGKNESAAFWMSVLTDIKSRGTEDILITATDNLNGFTDTIRNVFPESKTQICVVHQIRNACRYVVWKDKKAFTADMKHIYNAPNQQAAKAALNDFAELWESKYSYAIKSWRDNWEDLTVFFEFPLEIRKIIYTTNLIENLNGKIRKYTKNKLSFPTDEAVMKSVYLATREATKKWSMPIRNWGIILNQFLTIYEKRVRL from the coding sequence ATGAAAAAAGAGGATTTATTTAACGATGAATTTTTAAAGCAGTTCAAAAGTGGAGATGAGCTCAATGGCTTTTTAAAACAACTGCAGAAACGTGGCATTGAAAAAATGCTGGAAGGCGAATTGGATGGTCATTTAGGCTATGACAAGAGCCAAAAGTCCGATAATCCCAATACCCGCAATGGTTTTGGCCAGAAAAAGGTACGCACTTCTTTCGGGGAATCCCAGATCCAGGTCCCCCGAGACCGAAATGCTTCCTTTAATCCGATGATTGTTCCCAAACGGGGCAATATGGTTGATGGTATTGAAAATGTTATCGTATCGCTCTATGCCAAAGGAATGAGCAATAGCGATATCGAAGAACAAATCAGAGAAGTTTATAATTTTGAAGTTTCCACTTCTACCATCTCCAGGATTACCGAGAAGGTCACCGAGGATATCGTGGCCTGGCAGAACCGTCCTTTAGAACCCGTATATCTTATTGTTTGGATGGATGGGATCGTCTTTAAAGTCCGTGAGAACTCCAAGGTGATCAACAAGACAATATACATAGCAGTAGGACTTCGCAGAGATGGGAAGAAAGAAGTATTGGGACTTTGGCTGGGTAAAAATGAATCTGCAGCCTTTTGGATGAGTGTCCTTACCGATATAAAATCTAGGGGAACCGAAGATATCCTTATCACGGCTACTGATAACTTAAACGGGTTTACCGATACCATCAGGAACGTGTTCCCTGAATCCAAAACCCAAATCTGCGTAGTGCATCAAATACGCAACGCCTGCAGGTATGTGGTATGGAAGGACAAAAAAGCCTTTACAGCAGATATGAAGCATATCTACAATGCACCTAACCAGCAAGCTGCTAAAGCTGCCCTGAATGATTTTGCAGAGCTATGGGAAAGTAAATATTCTTATGCTATTAAGAGCTGGAGGGACAACTGGGAAGACCTTACGGTATTCTTTGAGTTCCCCCTGGAAATAAGAAAGATCATTTATACAACGAACCTTATCGAGAACCTCAATGGAAAAATCAGGAAGTACACCAAAAATAAACTGTCTTTCCCTACAGATGAGGCAGTGATGAAATCCGTATATTTGGCTACAAGGGAAGCCACTAAAAAATGGTCAATGCCTATCAGGAACTGGGGCATTATCTTAAATCAGTTCCTTACGATCTATGAAAAAAGGGTCAGACTTTAA
- a CDS encoding DUF4252 domain-containing protein, protein MKTIKILSLALGTLAFISCANEPSLQEYYVENQQDNKFIALDVPTSMFTNSENLDEKQRETLESVKKINVLALPVKESKEEYESEKEKLSSILKDEKYQLLMKYGSNDRKAEIYFTGDEDAIDEIIVYGYDETKGVGVARVLGEDMNPQKLMELMKSLEKGDLDVEGLKGITGMFKTEIEE, encoded by the coding sequence ATGAAAACAATAAAAATTTTAAGTTTAGCGCTTGGAACTCTAGCATTTATATCTTGCGCAAATGAACCAAGTTTGCAGGAGTACTATGTAGAGAATCAGCAGGATAATAAATTTATCGCTTTAGATGTGCCTACAAGTATGTTTACTAATTCTGAGAATCTTGATGAGAAACAGAGGGAAACCTTAGAGAGTGTAAAAAAGATTAATGTCCTGGCATTGCCGGTAAAAGAAAGTAAAGAAGAATATGAATCTGAAAAAGAAAAATTGTCCAGTATTTTAAAGGATGAAAAATACCAGCTTCTAATGAAATATGGATCTAATGATCGTAAAGCAGAGATTTATTTTACCGGTGATGAAGATGCAATTGATGAAATAATTGTTTATGGTTATGACGAAACAAAAGGAGTAGGGGTAGCAAGAGTTTTAGGTGAGGATATGAATCCGCAGAAATTAATGGAATTAATGAAATCTTTGGAAAAAGGCGATCTTGATGTTGAAGGTCTGAAAGGAATTACAGGGATGTTTAAAACCGAAATTGAAGAATAG
- a CDS encoding DUF4252 domain-containing protein yields the protein MKKIIIVFIIGLLPVITQAQSFAKYENMRDVDAMVMTSKMFKMLAKVDLSDDNPEAKEYLELIENLDEIKMFTSTKASVRSEMQKDVETYLNSNSLDQLMRVKEEGKNIRFYSKSGKSDNYVSELFMFMEGEKEGEPISVILSITGQIDLSHLSRLTSDLKIPGAEELKNVEKKS from the coding sequence ATGAAAAAGATAATAATAGTATTTATAATTGGTCTGTTACCAGTAATAACGCAGGCCCAGTCTTTTGCCAAGTATGAGAATATGAGAGATGTTGATGCGATGGTGATGACCAGCAAAATGTTTAAAATGCTTGCCAAAGTTGATTTAAGTGATGATAATCCTGAAGCAAAGGAGTATCTGGAACTTATTGAAAATCTTGATGAAATTAAGATGTTTACAAGTACTAAGGCTTCAGTGAGGAGCGAGATGCAAAAAGATGTTGAAACTTATTTAAATTCAAACTCATTAGATCAACTCATGCGCGTAAAAGAAGAGGGTAAAAACATTAGATTTTATTCAAAAAGCGGAAAAAGTGATAACTATGTGAGTGAGCTTTTTATGTTTATGGAAGGTGAAAAGGAAGGCGAGCCAATTTCAGTCATTCTAAGTATTACCGGGCAAATAGACCTTTCGCATCTTTCTCGTTTAACTTCTGATCTTAAAATACCTGGGGCGGAAGAGCTTAAAAATGTAGAAAAGAAATCTTAG
- a CDS encoding RNA polymerase sigma factor yields the protein MRQQAFLEKINPVRDKMYRLALRLLVSKEAAEDATQEVILKLWDRKYSVKDYTNIEAFAMTSTKNYCLDELKAKKNNNLRLVHQNYENKSLSLQRELELKDELHHIEIIVNELPEQQKIVFQLRDIEQLEFDEIIEITKMKPTAVRVALSRARKKIREKLTNEHNYGLTSG from the coding sequence ATGAGACAACAAGCCTTCCTGGAAAAAATAAACCCGGTACGCGATAAAATGTACCGGTTGGCACTGCGACTGCTGGTTTCTAAAGAAGCAGCCGAAGATGCTACCCAGGAAGTGATCCTAAAATTATGGGACAGGAAATATAGTGTCAAGGATTATACCAACATTGAGGCTTTTGCAATGACGAGTACTAAAAACTACTGTTTAGATGAGCTAAAAGCCAAAAAGAATAATAATTTAAGACTTGTTCATCAAAATTATGAAAATAAATCACTTTCGCTTCAAAGGGAACTGGAGTTAAAGGATGAATTACACCATATAGAAATAATTGTAAATGAATTACCAGAGCAACAAAAAATTGTTTTTCAGCTTAGGGATATTGAGCAACTGGAATTTGACGAAATTATTGAAATTACAAAAATGAAACCCACTGCAGTTAGGGTCGCATTATCCAGGGCCCGAAAAAAAATAAGAGAAAAATTAACAAACGAACATAACTATGGACTTACGAGCGGTTAA
- a CDS encoding S41 family peptidase, with the protein MKINKLILLLFLTTGIFTSCSTDEDDERFPVAPGGEKPSETPNLEIENYLYNAMGIWYVYEADVPEFNENYFDSEADKEEWLASFNSPEDLFNNGLKVPAPKDRFSFILDDYTVLENNQSGISTTTGMDYGLVRYGDNGVIAYVRYVIPGSPADNEGVERGMLFTEIDREAMTLDNYQSLLRRSGYEITVAEINDNIIRNTDKIIALNRIEITENPVLLSKVIEVDGVNIGYIMYNRFTADFDDELNASFGELKAEGIDELVLDLRYNGGGSVESAVDLSSMITGQFEGEIFSQQTWNNFLQSQFSEDLLVDRFNDEIRTGEMINSLNLSKVYIIGTGSTASASELVINGLAPYIDVVQVGGNTVGKFQAAVALYDSPAPNFNRQNRNPNHKYVIQPLVYEAQNANGDAYSEEGLTPDIEAEEDIFNLMPLGEPDETLLAAALADITGNRMAIPAVSYDSRFTKIGERGDTDVNYQRMYIEEIPEEIRKKASEMKK; encoded by the coding sequence ATGAAGATTAATAAATTAATTTTACTTCTATTCTTAACCACCGGAATATTCACCTCCTGCTCTACAGATGAAGATGATGAAAGATTTCCCGTTGCCCCAGGAGGAGAGAAGCCAAGCGAAACACCAAATTTGGAAATTGAAAATTACCTATATAATGCAATGGGTATATGGTATGTCTATGAAGCTGATGTACCAGAATTTAATGAAAATTATTTTGACTCTGAAGCTGATAAAGAAGAATGGTTAGCCAGCTTTAATTCTCCTGAAGATCTTTTTAATAACGGACTTAAAGTACCTGCGCCAAAAGACAGGTTCAGTTTTATTTTAGATGATTATACGGTTCTAGAAAATAATCAAAGTGGGATAAGTACTACAACGGGCATGGATTACGGTCTGGTAAGATATGGAGATAATGGCGTTATCGCTTATGTTCGTTATGTAATACCCGGAAGTCCAGCCGATAATGAAGGCGTTGAAAGAGGAATGCTTTTCACTGAAATTGATAGGGAAGCAATGACGCTGGATAATTATCAATCTCTTTTAAGAAGAAGTGGGTATGAAATAACAGTAGCTGAAATTAATGATAATATTATTAGAAATACCGATAAAATCATAGCGCTAAATAGAATAGAAATCACCGAAAATCCTGTTCTTTTATCTAAGGTTATAGAAGTAGATGGTGTAAATATTGGATACATCATGTATAATAGGTTTACAGCGGATTTTGACGATGAACTAAATGCTTCTTTTGGAGAATTAAAGGCTGAAGGTATAGACGAATTGGTATTAGACCTTAGATATAACGGAGGTGGTTCTGTAGAAAGTGCGGTAGATCTTTCCAGTATGATTACCGGGCAGTTTGAAGGAGAAATATTTTCTCAACAAACCTGGAACAATTTTTTACAGTCCCAATTTTCTGAAGATCTATTGGTAGACCGATTTAATGATGAAATCAGAACAGGTGAAATGATCAATAGCCTGAACCTTAGTAAGGTTTATATCATTGGCACAGGTTCTACCGCCTCGGCCAGCGAGTTGGTAATAAATGGTCTTGCTCCTTATATAGATGTAGTACAAGTTGGGGGAAATACTGTTGGTAAGTTTCAGGCTGCAGTAGCGCTGTATGATTCTCCTGCTCCTAATTTTAACAGACAAAACCGGAACCCAAACCATAAATATGTAATTCAGCCATTGGTTTACGAAGCTCAAAATGCTAATGGTGATGCTTATTCTGAAGAAGGTTTAACTCCTGATATTGAAGCGGAAGAAGATATTTTTAATTTAATGCCTTTAGGCGAGCCTGACGAAACACTACTTGCAGCGGCGTTAGCCGATATTACAGGGAATAGAATGGCTATCCCGGCGGTTTCTTACGATTCACGATTTACTAAAATTGGAGAGCGTGGAGATACCGATGTTAATTACCAAAGAATGTATATAGAAGAAATTCCTGAAGAAATCAGGAAGAAAGCTTCTGAAATGAAGAAGTAA
- a CDS encoding YncE family protein encodes MRRISKLLSLAILSGLFLNSCSNDDDIVDPVEPQPEGTYTDGFFVLNEGSSGGGNVSFVNNDLQNIEQEIFQTVNNGEDVGLYTQSIFFNDEHAFIISNGSNLISVVDRYTFELIGKIENNLNIPMYGAVENGKAYVTNLASFDTDTDDFVAVINLETLEVEETIVMNATAEYIMEKDGLLYVKNASYGTGNQISVINPTTNSIENTYETNTGLSDFDVQDGFIYALSTSKLEKIDIASAEIVSYIEFAEGNAGKMDIEDEIIYYTIGSAVYRIEVNDLEAAEDPILDYNVDSSYAVYGFEVEEGNIYMAEAHPSFTANGTIRVYTLNGDLSAEFDSGGIGPNGFYFND; translated from the coding sequence ATGAGAAGAATCAGTAAACTTTTAAGCCTGGCCATTTTAAGTGGCTTGTTTTTAAATTCGTGTAGTAATGATGATGATATTGTAGATCCTGTTGAACCACAACCTGAGGGTACTTATACCGACGGCTTTTTTGTGCTTAATGAAGGAAGCTCTGGCGGAGGTAATGTTAGTTTTGTAAATAATGATCTTCAAAATATTGAACAGGAAATTTTTCAAACAGTTAATAATGGAGAAGATGTTGGACTTTATACGCAATCTATTTTCTTTAATGATGAACATGCTTTTATAATCTCTAATGGCTCTAACCTTATAAGTGTAGTAGATCGCTATACTTTTGAGCTGATTGGAAAAATAGAAAATAACCTGAATATACCAATGTACGGGGCAGTTGAAAATGGAAAAGCTTATGTAACCAATTTAGCTTCTTTTGATACGGATACTGATGATTTTGTGGCGGTAATTAATTTAGAAACTCTAGAAGTGGAAGAAACTATCGTAATGAACGCAACCGCAGAATATATCATGGAGAAAGATGGATTGCTATATGTAAAAAATGCTTCTTACGGAACAGGAAACCAAATAAGCGTTATAAATCCTACCACAAATTCTATTGAAAATACTTATGAAACTAACACCGGATTATCTGATTTTGATGTTCAAGATGGTTTCATTTATGCTTTAAGTACTTCTAAATTGGAGAAAATAGATATAGCTTCTGCTGAAATTGTGAGTTATATAGAATTTGCTGAAGGTAATGCCGGTAAAATGGATATTGAAGACGAAATCATCTATTATACGATAGGATCTGCAGTTTATAGAATAGAAGTAAATGATTTAGAAGCAGCAGAAGATCCTATTTTAGATTATAATGTTGATTCAAGTTATGCAGTTTATGGTTTTGAAGTAGAGGAAGGAAATATTTATATGGCTGAAGCTCACCCTTCCTTTACGGCAAATGGAACTATTAGAGTTTATACTTTGAATGGTGATTTATCAGCAGAATTTGATTCGGGAGGAATTGGCCCAAACGGATTCTACTTTAATGATTAA